In the Gossypium raimondii isolate GPD5lz chromosome 9, ASM2569854v1, whole genome shotgun sequence genome, one interval contains:
- the LOC105800837 gene encoding 60S ribosomal protein L7a-2 — MGPKRGGKVVALAKKKQPEKDVNPLFEKRPKQFGIGGALPPKKDLHRFVKWPKVVRIQRKKRILKQRLKVPPALNQFTKTLDKNLATSLFKLLLKYRPEDKAAKKERLLKKAQAEAEGKSAESKKPIVVKYGLNHVTYLIEQNKAQLVVIAHDVDPIELVVWLPALCRKMEVPYCIVKGKSRLGSTVHKKTAAVLCLTTVKNEDKLEFSRVLEAIKANFNDKYEENRKKWGGGVMGSKSQAKTKAKEKLLAKEAAQRMT; from the exons ATG GGCCCTAAGAGAGGTGGAAAGGTTGTGGCTCTTGCCAAGAAGAAACAGCCG GAGAAGGATGTTAATCCATTGTTCGAGAAGCGTCCCAAACAGTTCGGTATCGGAGGAGCTTTACCTCCGAAGAAGGATCTGCATCGATTTGTGAAGTGGCCGAAGGTTGTTCGAATCCAAAGGAAGAAGAGGATCCTTAAGCAGAGGTTGAAGGTCCCACCAGCGTTGAACCAGTTTACCAAGACTCTTGATAAGAACCTTG CAACAAGTTTGTTCAAGTTGCTTCTCAAGTACAGGCCAGAGGACAAGGCAGCCAAGAAGGAACGTCTGTTGAAAAAAGCACAGGCTGAAGCCGAAGGAAAATCTGCCGAGTCTAAGAAACCCATTGTCGTTAAATACGGTCTTAACCATGTTACCTACCTTATTGAGCAG AACAAGGCTCAATTGGTAGTTATTGCTCATGATGTGGATCCCATAGAGTTGGTAGTGTGGCTCCCTGCATTATGCAGAAAGATGGAGGTCCCTTACTGCATTGTCAAGGGGAAATCTCGTTTGGGATCG ACTGTTCACAAGAAAACTGCTGCCGTTTTGTGCTTGACCACAGTTAAGAATGAGGATAAGTTGGAGTTCAGCAGAGTCCTTGAGGCCATCAAG GCAAACTTCAATGACAAATATGAGGAGAATAGGAAGAAGTGGGGAGGTGGTGTTATGGGCTCCAAATCACAGGCCAAAACCAAGGCAAAGGAGAAGCTTCTTGCCAAGGAAGCTGCTCAGAGGATGACTTAG
- the LOC105800831 gene encoding uncharacterized protein LOC105800831, with protein MKVLENDDPMSLSNRLLASLLEQIQSINNFKGKWALIKSKLSGLGAQLAEFSEFPASLSNPLAVDLLRSISQTLNEASSLSRKCQSADLAEGKLRTQSDIDAVLAKLDRHIKDSEILIRSGVLQDGGVTVSSKKEAVRVESRNLITRLQIGTTESKNSAMDSLLGLLQEDDKNVMIAVAQGVVPVLVRLLDSSSLEIKEKTVAVISRVSSVESSKHVLIAEGLLLLNHLLRVLESGSCFAKEKACIALQALSFSKENARAIGSRGGISSLLEICQAGTPGSQAFASGVLKILASFDEIKENFIEENAVFVLIGLAASGTALAQENSIGCLCNLVSDDENLKLLIVKEGGIECLKNFWDSSPNPKSLEVAVDFVRQLASSPHIADALIAEDFIPRLESALNCRVLAVRIAAARAVYVLGFNSKTRKEMGECGCTIALIKMLDGKAVEEKEAAAMALSSLLLYTGNRKVFRNEERGIVNAVQLLDPWIQNLDKKYLVSILSELVSSKNCRKQMVAAGACVYLQKLVEMNVEGAKKLLESLGRGKIWGVFARP; from the coding sequence ATGAAAGTACTCGAAAACGACGACCCAATGTCTCTTTCGAATCGTCTTTTGGCTTCTCTTTTGGAGCAAATCCAAAGCATCAACAATTTCAAAGGCAAATGGGCTTTGATCAAATCCAAACTTTCTGGTCTCGGTGCTCAACTGGCCGAGTTTTCCGAGTTTCCCGCTTCTTTGTCTAACCCACTCGCCGTCGACCTTCTTCGTTCCATTTCTCAAACCTTGAATGAGGCTTCATCGCTTTCTCGGAAATGTCAAAGCGCCGATTTGGCCGAGGGAAAACTCAGGACCCAGAGCGATATCGATGCGGTATTGGCTAAATTAGATCGACATATCAAAGATAGCGAGATTTTGATTCGGAGTGGAGTCCTTCAAGACGGTGGGGTCACGGTTTCTTCAAAGAAAGAAGCTGTACGAGTTGAGTCGAGGAACTTGATAACTCGGTTGCAAATCGGAACCACCGAGTCAAAGAACTCAGCCATGGACTCGCTTCTAGGCTTACTCCAAGAGGACGATAAAAACGTGATGATAGCCGTGGCGCAGGGTGTGGTTCCCGTGTTAGTCCGTTTACTAGATTCGAGCTCattagaaataaaagagaaaacagTTGCCGTCATTTCACGGGTATCATCAGTGGAATCAAGTAAACATGTATTGATCGCTGAAGGCCTATTGCTTTTGAACCACCTGCTTCGAGTTCTTGAATCGGGAAGCTGTTTCGCCAAAGAAAAAGCCTGCATTGCTTTACAAGCTTTAAGTTTCTCAAAGGAAAACGCTAGAGCAATCGGTTCCAGGGGTGGGATTTCGTCACTTTTAGAGATTTGCCAAGCTGGTACTCCGGGTTCTCAAGCTTTTGCATCTggggttttgaaaattttagcttcttTCGATGAAATTAAAGAGAATTTCATCGAAGAAAACGCGGTTTTTGTTTTAATCGGCCTTGCTGCTTCTGGGACTGCCCTGGCACAAGAAAATTCCATTGGTTGTTTATGTAATTTAGTTTCTGATGATGaaaatttgaagcttttgatTGTTAAGGAAGGTGGGATTGAATGTTTGAAGAATTTTTGGGATTCATCTCCCAATCCCAAAAGTCTTGAAGTCGCTGTGGATTTCGTTAGGCAATTAGCTTCTTCTCCACACATTGCAGATGCTCTAATTGCTGAAGATTTCATTCCCCGCCTCGAGTCTGCTCTAAACTGTCGGGTTTTAGCTGTAAGAATTGCAGCTGCTAGAGCTGTTTACGTGCTCGGGTTTAACTCGAAAACAAGGAAAGAAATGGGTGAATGTGGATGTACAATAGCATTGATCAAAATGCTAGATGGGAAAGCTgttgaagaaaaagaagcagCTGCAATGGCCTTGTCGTCGCTCCTATTGTACAccggaaaccgaaaggttttcCGAAACGAAGAGAGAGGGATCGTAAACGCGGTGCAGTTATTGGATCCTTGGATtcaaaatttggataaaaaataccTTGTTTCCATCTTATCAGAGCTTGTAAGTTCAAAAAATTGCAGGAAGCAAATGGTTGCAGCTGGTGCTTGTGTTTACTTGCAGAAACTTGTGGAAATGAATGTTGAAGGAGCTAAAAAGCTATTGGAGAGCCTTGGTCGTGGTAAAATTTGGGGCGTTTTTGCCAGACCATAG
- the LOC105800838 gene encoding CASP-like protein 1F1 → MEIKEANVRAKAPNKTDKFVLATQICLRIAATATAMAAAWVIFTANQTVEVLGMSFDARYSYSPAFKFFAYANAIAFGFSLMSLFFMFFARHALTATIYFFFFLHDLMMMSLVLSGLAAGTAIGMVARDGNGHTGWIKICDRFEKFCDKVTVSMALSYVAVVCLLVLTVMSAGKSRQI, encoded by the exons ATGGAAATCAAGGAAGCCAACGTTCGAGCAAAGGCACCTAACAAAACAGACAAGTTTGTCTTAGCTACACAAATCTGTTTGAGAATTGCGGCGACTGCGACAGCAATGGCCGCCGCATGGGTGATTTTCACTGCAAACCAAACTGTTGAAGTTCTCGGCATGTCTTTTGATGCTCGATATAGCTATTCACCTGCTTTCAA gTTCTTTGCCTATGCAAATGCCATTGCTTTCGGTTTCAGTTTGATGTCGTTGTTCTTTATGTTCTTTGCCCGCCATGCCTTGACTGCTACTatctacttcttcttcttcctacACGATTTG ATGATGATGTCTCTGGTTCTTTCCGGTTTGGCGGCAGGGACGGCGATCGGAATGGTAGCACGTGACGGTAACGGCCACACTGGTTGGATTAAAATCTGCGACCGTTTCGAGAAATTCTGCGACAAGGTGACCGTTTCAATGGCACTGTCGTATGTTGCAGTGGTTTGCTTGCTGGTGCTTACCGTCATGTCGGCCGGCAAGTCTAGACAAATCTAA
- the LOC105800829 gene encoding probable serine/threonine-protein kinase At1g54610: MHYWPPCICLDIMGCIIRKQSKSLPSDRPTSTPRRLRTRRRQRSNEPSTVVSVTDAVDGVVDVKQKGRRRQHQQKENHTGDFPVILPPPERRRTPQDANQQEWPSWLIDVIGEAINDWTPRHASTFEKLDKIGQGTYSNVYKARDLLTGKIVALKKVRFDNLDPQSVKFMAREILVLRKLNHPNVIKLEGLVTSRMSSSLYLVFDYMEHDLAGLTASPGVKFTEPQVKCFMKQLLSGLEHCHKQGVLHRDIKCSNLLINNEGILKIADFGLATFYEQKQPLTNRVITLWYRPPELLLGTTYYGVGVDLWSAGCILAELFYGKPIMPARTEVEQLHKIFKLCGSPSKEYWKKSKLPNATLFKLQHPYKRCIAETFKDFPSSSLPLIETLLSIDPEERSTAIAALKSEFFTTEPYACEPSSLPKFPPCKDMDVKLRAEEARRLRGLDSKVNAVDGTRRIRVGERASRAIPAPEANTEIQAKLDKRRVMTQTNGKSRSEKFPPPHQDGAVGHSLDADASLKGSITSFGVNNTPFSSSVLNTSSGFATGPPIQRKTNKDPRRATSREFVHSYKPTSIGLSLDLGCKPEVLGCQN, encoded by the exons ATGCATTATTGGCCGCCATGCATTTGCCTTGATATTATGGGTTGCATCATCAGAAAGCAATCAAAATCACTTCCATCGGATCGCCCCACCTCAACTCCACGTCGTCTTCGTACTCGTCGTCGCCAGAGATCTAACGAGCCATCCACGGTAGTTTCAGTAACTGACGCCGTTGACGGCGTCGTCGATGTCAAACAGAAAGGGAGGCGGAGGCAACACCAGCAAAAAGAGAATCACACCGGAGATTTCCCGGTTATACTTCCGCCTCCGGAGAGACGGAGAACGCCACAGGACGCGAACCAACAAGAGTGGCCTTCTTGGCTAATAGACGTCATTGGGGAAGCCATCAATGACTGGACCCCGAGACACGCCAGCACCTTCGAGAAGCTTGACAAG ATTGGACAAGGAACTTATAGCAATGTGTACAAAGCCAGGGATCTATTAACAGGGAAAATAGTGGCATTAAAGAAGGTTAGGTTTGACAATTTAGACCCACAAAGTGTGAAGTTTATGGCTAGAGAGATTCTTGTATTAAGAAAGCTGAACCATCCCAATGTAATCAAGCTTGAAGGTTTAGTTACTTCAAGAATGTCTTCTAGTCTTTATTTGGTTTTCGATTACATGGAGCACGATCTCGCCGGCCTCACTGCCTCGCCAGGGGTTAAGTTCACTGAGCCTCAG GTTAAATGCTTTATGAAGCAGTTACTTTCAGGGCTAGAGCATTGCCACAAACAAGGCGTTTTGCATCGTGATATCAAATGTTCCAATCTGCTTATTAACAATGAAGGGATTTTAAAAATTGCTGATTTCGGACTCGCTACCTTTTACGAACAGAAGCAGCCCTTGACTAATCGAGTAATCACTCTCTGGTACCGTCCACCTGAACTACTTCTCGGTACAACTTATTATGGTGTTGGGGTTGACCTCTGGAGTGCAGGCTGTATTTTGGCAGAGCTCTTTTATGGTAAGCCAATAATGCCAGCAAGAACAGAG GTTGAACAACTGCATAAGATATTCAAGTTGTGTGGATCCCCTTCTAAGGAATATTGGAAGAAATCCAAATTACCGAATGCTACACTCTTTAAGCTACAGCATCCATACAAACGCTGTATAGCGGAAACCTTCAAGGACTTCCCATCTTCTTCTTTACCTCTAATTGAAACTCTTCTTTCAATAGACCCCGAAGAACGAAGTACTGCTATTGCAGCTCTTAAAAGTGAA TTCTTTACCACTGAACCATACGCTTGTGAGCCATCCAGTTTGCCAAAGTTTCCTCCCTGTAAAGACATGGATGTAAAATTGAGAGCTGAAGAAGCGAGAAG GTTAAGAGGTCTAGACAGCAAAGTTAATGCAGTAGATGGCACCAGGAGAATTAGAGTTGGTGAACGTGCTAGTCGGGCAATTCCAGCCCCCGAAGCAAATACAGAGATTCAAGCAAAATTAGAT AAAAGGAGAGTAATGACACAAACAAATGGGAAGAGCAGGAGTGAGAAATTCCCACCACCTCATCAAGATGGAGCTGTTGGGCATTCACTAGACGCAGATGCATCGCTTAAGGGCTCTATCACATCTTTTGGTGTGAACAACACTCCCTTCAGCTCATCGGTTTTGAACACGTCATCGGGATTTGCCACCGGCCCTCCCATACAAAGGAAAACCAACAAAGACCCTCGGCGAGCTACATCTAGGGAGTTTGTCCACAGTTACAAACCGACCTCAATAGGTCTATCCTTGGATTTAGGGTGTAAACCCGAGGTGTTGGGTTGCCAGAATTAG
- the LOC105800835 gene encoding protein IRREGULAR XYLEM 15, with protein sequence YYRCLFSSSLAFPFSDSLNSQLLLQILRLKLLLCHRRFNGSVRHLPNAYLDLSSINAGGITLFLEDNRYKISNIEASSNQTQIYKVKYGVPAKKAYKLLKHARGNPTCSPSINLLQQSTCKLALRDLPQQVYELKWDVIVVDGPIGDSPEAPGRMSTIYTASMLARATARNMTDVMVHDVHRTIEKWFSWEFLCEENLVSAKGKLWNFRISSDQSNSTRFCSSETVHIQ encoded by the exons TATTACCGCTGCTTATTTTCATCCTCTCTTGCCTTTCCGTTCTCAGACTCCTTAAACTCGCAATTACTTCTTCAGATCCTTCGTCTCAAGCTGCTGCTTTGTCATCGTCGCTTCAACGGGAGTGTTCGTCACCTTCCGAATGCA TATCTCGACCTCTCGTCAATAAACGCCGGAGGGATCACTCTTTTTCTCGAGGACAATCGTTACAAGATAAGCAATATCGAAGCCAGTTCGAATCAGACTCAAATTTATAAGGTCAAGTACGGAGTACCTGCGAAAAAGGCATACAAGCTACTCAAACATGCTAGGGGAAACCCTACTTGTTCCCCAAGCATAAATCTACTCCAACAATCAACTTGCAAATTGGCATTGAGGGATTTGCCACAACAAGTGTATGAGCTTAAATGGGATGTCATTGTGGTTGATGGCCCGATCGGGGACTCACCCGAAGCACCGGGCAGGATGTCGACTATCTACACTGCTAGCATGTTAGCGAGAGCCACAGCCAGGAATATGACTGATGTCATGGTGCACGACGTTCATCGGACAATCGAGAAATGGTTTTCTTGGGAGTTCTTGTGCGAAGAGAATTTGGTTTCTGCCAAAGGAAAATTATGGAACTTTAGGATCTCCTCCGATCAATCCAATTCTACTAGGTTTTGCTCTTCCGAGACTGTTCATATACAGTAA
- the LOC105800833 gene encoding heavy metal-associated isoprenylated plant protein 7 translates to MGEEEKKTVEKKEMEEKKVEDEKKGEEKAATEEKKEEKKAEETKEESPVVPQEIVLKVYMHCEGCARKVRRCLSGFPGVEDVMTDCRTHKVVVKGEKADPLKVLERVQRKSHRKVELLSPIPKPPAPEEEKTEDKEKSKPEDKKEEPPAAVVTVVLKVYMHCEACAMEIRKRIQRMKGVESAEPDLKSSEVTVKGVFEPPKLVEYVYRRTGKTAVIVKQEAETPKTEEEKAKDANKDEKKSEESGEKDKKEAGGEEKDDGKDKKQEGDNKEAPAADAAPAAEDATEETKVAVELKKNEYYYYPPRYATEFYAYPPQMFSDENPNACTVM, encoded by the exons ATGGGGGAG GAAGAGAAGAAAACAGTAGAGAAGAAGGAAATGGAagagaaaaaggttgaagacgaAAAGAAGGGGGAGGAAAAGGCAGCaacagaggagaagaaagaagaaaagaaagctgAAGAAACGAAAGAAGAATCTCCTGTTGTTCCCCAAGAGATTGTTTTGAAGGTTTACATGCATTGCGAAGGCTGTGCTCGTAAAGTCCGTAGATGTCTCAGTGGATTTCCAG GGGTTGAAGATGTAATGACGGATTGCAGGACTCACAAAGTGGTGGTGAAAGGGGAGAAAGCGGATCCTTTGAAAGTTCTTGAAAGGGTTCAAAGGAAGAGTCACCGGAAAGTTGAACTTCTCTCGCCGATACCTAAGCCTCCGGCACCGGAGGAAGAGAAAACAGAGGATAAAGAGAAGTCTAAGCCTGAAGACAAGAAAGAAGAG CCTCCGGCGGCGGTTGTCACGGTAGTGTTGAAGGTTTACATGCATTGTGAAGCTTGTGCAATGGAAATCAGGAAACGTATTCAAAGAATGAAag GGGTGGAATCAGCTGAACCGGATCTAAAGAGCTCAGAGGTGACAGTGAAAGGAGTGTTTGAACCGCCAAAACTGGTGGAGTACGTCTACAGAAGAACCGGGAAGACTGCGGTGATAGTGAAACAAGAGGCGGAGACACCGAAGACGGAAGAAGAAAAAGCCAAAGATGCCAACAAGGACGAGAAAAAAAGTGAAGAAAGTGGCGAAAAAGACAAGAAAGAAGCCGGTGGAGAAGAAAAAGACGACGGTAaagacaagaaacaagaaggtgacAACAAAGAAGCCCCCGCCGCCGACGCAGCTCCGGCGGCTGAAGACGCTACGGAAGAGACCAAAGTGGCGGTGGAgctgaagaaaaatgaatattattattacccGCCAAGGTATGCCACTGAGTTTTACGCATACCCTCCACAAATGTTCAGCGATGAGAACCCTAATGCTTGCACTGTAATGTAA